The segment CGAATTGCCTCACAATTAATGTTACCGAAGTGCCGGGAATTGTCAGGGTCGAATGATACGTTGACTCATAATTGATGTTACCGAAAGGAGACGCGATTATGGGTGGAGATTCCAAGCAAGATTACCTGGACGCGATACTGCCACGCTATTTGGAGGCCTCGAAACAAGAGAAGGGGATCATTCTCAGGGAGTTCTGTGCTGTCTGTGACTATCATCGCAAACACGCCATTCGGCTTTTGAATCATCGCAAGAGGGAACCGACAAAACGACCGGGTCGAAAAGCTCTCTACCACTCACCTGAGTTCCTGAGAGCTCTCAAACGAATCTGGCTGGCCACCGATCAGATGTGCTCAAAGAAGCTGGTGGCGGCCATACCACTCTGGCTGCCGTTTTACGAGGGCTCCTATGGGAAACTGTCGAACAAAACGACAAGACAACTCTTATCAGTCAGTGCCGCTACAATTGATCGCGTATTGGCCAAGACTCGTGCCCACACTCGCCTCAAAGGTCGCTGTGCCACCAAACCAGGCAGCTTGCTTAGAAACCAGATCCCCATCCGAACTCACAACTGGGATATCTCCCAACCCGGATTCATGGAGGCCGACACTGTCGCCCACTGTGGTAACTCCCTGGCTGGAGATTTTATCTGGAGCCTCACCCTAACCGACATCCACACCGGTTGGACCGAAGCACGAGCCACTTGGAACAACGGGGCCACCGGTGTCATCGAACAAATCAAAAACATCCAGACCAACCTACCCTTTGAACTAAAAGGCTTCGATTGCGACAACGGCGGTGAGTTCCTAAACCACCATCTGCTCAGATACTTCACCGACCACAAACCAAGAATCAAGTTCACTCGATCACGACCATACAGGAAAAATGACAACGCCCATGTCGAACAAAAAAACTGGTCCTTCGTCAGACAATTACTCGGATACGACCGACTCGACAACCAAGACCTGGTCGAACTCATCAACAACCTCTATGCCCAACAATGGGGCCTCATGCAAAACCACTTCTGCCCAACTCTCAAACTCATTCAAAAGACACGGATCAACAGCAGATACTACAAAAAGTACGGTACGGCCAAAACACCGTTCCAAAGACTCATGGAATCAGACCACGTCTCCAAAGATGAAAAAGACACTCTGAAAAAAACGCACCGATCACTTGACCCCTTCCGTCTCAAACGACAAATTGACCGACAACTGAAGGCGATCTTCAGAATGGTCATAGTAACCTCTAATGTGAGGCAACGTATCTGACCACCGCTAAGCCTTCGGTAACATCCTGCAATGAGGCAACGCGAGCCGCTGAGCCACTGGCAGAAGAGGTTGAATTCTCCCGCTCGACGAGAGTAGGTACTCTTGAAGACAAGATAGGTTGACCGGCTGCTCATAATTCCTGAGCCTAGCCCGGCTGCCGTATGAAGAGGTGAAAACATGATCAGGTTTGAGAAAAAGAACGATCTGGCGCCGGTATGTCCGCATTGCAAGAAGGAAATAATCAGAGTCTGGTACCGCGAGATCAAAGGTGACCTGGGCAAGCGTTGTCTCTACTTCTGTCCGGATTGCCGTTCCTGCCTCGGCGTGTCACACCGCAAGGGTCTGACCTTCGGCTGGTAGGGCGGGCCGGGGCGACCGAGTTTCTGGTTGCGAGTGCGGAAGATCAACTGTACTATAGAAGAAAGAAGCTCGTAGGTCGGTCTGGAGCATGGTAAAACCGCCTCTGGTTCTGCCTCCTGCCGCGGAACCGCTAAGCCGACGCGGCCGAGGCCCCGCAAGCTTGGGTGGCACCCTCAACGTCGCGTTGGGGGTGATAATCTCCCACCCATAAGAACCCGTCCCAAACAAGGTTTGAGACGGCCACCCAATTTGAAGACTGGATTCCGGCCTTCGCCGGAATGACACAGGGACGCCGGAGTGACAATACGAGGAAAGATAGGTCTGTGTCTGAGTTGAAACTTCGAAGTTATCAAGAATCCGACGAACCGCAGGTGGTGAAACTGTGGTGGCAGGTTTTTCCCGATTCATCGAACTGGAATGATCCGCATCAGGACATTGCCAGCAAACTCTCGGTGCAGCGTGATCTGTTCATCGTGGCTATGCTCGAAGAGGAACTTGTGGGAACAGCCGTTGGCGGCTACGACGGCCATCGTGGTTGGGTCCACTTAGTTGCGGTTAATCCGAGTTTTAGACGCCGGGGGATTGGAGCAGCATTGATGCATCGTGTCGAACAGGATCTGGCCGCACTCGGTTGTCCCAAGTTGAACCTTCAGGTTCGCGCCGAGAACTCAGAGGTGGTTGCTTTCTACCAGAGTTTGGGATATCAGGTGGAAGAACGGGTCAGCATGGGCAAACGGCTCGCTCCCGACACAAAAACATTGGACAAGTAAGACAGAGGCACAATCCATGAAGATCGGAAGCCAGTCGGAAGTCAGACCCATACGGAGCTTGCTGCTAAAACATCCGCGCGACGCCTGGAGAAACCAGGCCAACATAGATGCACAGTACCAGAACCTCAACTATTTCGAACGTCCGGACTATGAGAAAGCGGTGGCCGAATACGACCAGTTTATAAACCTACTTTCAATTGAGTCCCCTGAGATTCATCTCCTACCATCCGAGAAAAACACCGGGCTGGACTCGATCTACACGCACGACCCGGTCATCATTACCGAAGCGGGCGCCGTCCTGTGCAAAATGGGCAAGGATGCTCGCATGGGTGAGCCTGAGGCGGTGGGCAGTTTTCTTGAGAAGATAAATGTACCTATACTCGGTGCAATTACCGGTGAAGGACTATTAGAGGGCGGAGATGTTGTCTGGCTTGACGAACGCACGCTGGCGGTCGGTGAGGGGTATCGCACCAACGCCGAAGGAATCAGGCAACTAAAATCGTTGACTGAGAACCTTGTCGATGAGTTTGTGGTCGTACCGCTACCTCACTGGGAGGGTCCCGGTGACGTCTTGCATCTTATGTCGATGATCAGTCCGGTGAGCCACGATTGTGCCGTTGTGTATTCTCGGATGATGCCGGTTACTTTCCGACAACGACTTCGAGAGCGGGGGATGAACCTGATTGAGGTGCCTGATGACGAGTACGACAGCATGGCTTGTAACGTGTTGGCCACGGCCCCGGGTCACTGCCTGATGTTGTCCGGCAATCCTCAGACCTCCCGCAAGCTGTCGAAGGCAGGTATCGAGGTTACCGAGTACTCAGGCGCCGAGATTTCCAGAAAAGGAGCCGGCGGACCCACCTGTCTGACCCGGCCGCTGTGGCGGCAGGCTTGAAACCAACGACCGTTGGGCGGTACTCACGTTCTGCAACGCAAGTTGACCTCCCGTTCATCCGGGAAAAGCCAGCTTTGAGCAAGTAGCTCCCGGACACCATACGTCTCTGCACAACCACGCAACATCGACCACGGTCGGTGCAA is part of the Candidatus Zixiibacteriota bacterium genome and harbors:
- a CDS encoding transposase family protein, encoding MGGDSKQDYLDAILPRYLEASKQEKGIILREFCAVCDYHRKHAIRLLNHRKREPTKRPGRKALYHSPEFLRALKRIWLATDQMCSKKLVAAIPLWLPFYEGSYGKLSNKTTRQLLSVSAATIDRVLAKTRAHTRLKGRCATKPGSLLRNQIPIRTHNWDISQPGFMEADTVAHCGNSLAGDFIWSLTLTDIHTGWTEARATWNNGATGVIEQIKNIQTNLPFELKGFDCDNGGEFLNHHLLRYFTDHKPRIKFTRSRPYRKNDNAHVEQKNWSFVRQLLGYDRLDNQDLVELINNLYAQQWGLMQNHFCPTLKLIQKTRINSRYYKKYGTAKTPFQRLMESDHVSKDEKDTLKKTHRSLDPFRLKRQIDRQLKAIFRMVIVTSNVRQRI
- a CDS encoding GNAT family acetyltransferase — its product is MSELKLRSYQESDEPQVVKLWWQVFPDSSNWNDPHQDIASKLSVQRDLFIVAMLEEELVGTAVGGYDGHRGWVHLVAVNPSFRRRGIGAALMHRVEQDLAALGCPKLNLQVRAENSEVVAFYQSLGYQVEERVSMGKRLAPDTKTLDK
- a CDS encoding arginine deiminase family protein; protein product: MKIGSQSEVRPIRSLLLKHPRDAWRNQANIDAQYQNLNYFERPDYEKAVAEYDQFINLLSIESPEIHLLPSEKNTGLDSIYTHDPVIITEAGAVLCKMGKDARMGEPEAVGSFLEKINVPILGAITGEGLLEGGDVVWLDERTLAVGEGYRTNAEGIRQLKSLTENLVDEFVVVPLPHWEGPGDVLHLMSMISPVSHDCAVVYSRMMPVTFRQRLRERGMNLIEVPDDEYDSMACNVLATAPGHCLMLSGNPQTSRKLSKAGIEVTEYSGAEISRKGAGGPTCLTRPLWRQA